A section of the Citrus sinensis cultivar Valencia sweet orange chromosome 8, DVS_A1.0, whole genome shotgun sequence genome encodes:
- the LOC102614759 gene encoding uncharacterized protein LOC102614759 produces the protein MIRKWWRTKWALGQILRLRGRGFRSDAALEAISKAGEERVKNLTLYNYPSPSGSLSALFAHLFHFHLNLPCLLLPFSSVEPLRVEDLCIEGLERVYLLDFLGPKGFADALSRRSSCEVIGFDHRKSVLGQITSDHPDKVTFYVDLEKSSSTAAYEYFSSKLVDLNSPDGNVASLLKPEVEDRMKMVLKYIEDMDLRRWSLPDINAFRIGLREWRSKLNCITNPYIYKQLLEINSVDLIAKGNSDISSRQSAANKLLDKVFRVRLGRGFYGECLGVRADGNSYVSDEIGKQLSARSAAAGLRPIGAVIYMQRNNLKMCLRSTDSATDTSEIAKAYGGGGSASSSSFIIRMDEYNQWLSVNASRWSKGMMHHFVKY, from the exons atgatacgAAAATGGTGGAGGACTAAGTGGGCACTCGGCCAAATTCTGAGACTGAGAGGTCGAGGCTTTCGATCAGATGCAGCGCTGGAAGCCATAAGCAAAGCTGGGGAAGAGAGAGTAAAAAATTTGACGCTGTACAATTACCCGTCACCTTCGGGAAGCTTATCGGCTCTGTTCGCTCACCTTTTCCATTTTCACCTCAACCTCCCTTGTCTCCTCTTGCCTTTCTCCTCCGTTGAACCCCTGAG GGTTGAAGATTTGTGTATTGAAGGGCTCGAGAGAGTTTATCTTCTTGACTTTCTTGGACCAAAAGGATTTGCTGACGCGCTTTCACGGCGATCATCATGCGA gGTGATTGGCTTCGATCATCGAAAATCAGTCCTTGGTCAGATTACTAGCGATCATCCTGATAAAGTGACATTTTATGTTGATCTCGAGAAGAGTAGCTCCACTGCTGCATATGAATATTTCTCTTCCAAGCTTGTGGATTTGAACTCTCCTGAT GGAAATGTGGCCAGTTTGTTGAAACCAGAAGTTGAAGATCGTATGAAAATGGTCCTTAAATACATTGAAGATATGGATCTTCGTCGATGGAGCTTACCAGACATAAATGCTTTCAGGATTGGACTTCGTGAATGGCGCTCAAAGTTGAATTGCATTACTAATCCATACATTTATAAACAG TTACTGGAGATAAATTCTGTAGATCTAATTGCCAAGGGGAATTCCGATATTTCCTCTCGCCAAAGTGCAGCCAATAAGTTGCTGGACAAGGTTTTTAGAGTGCGGTTGGGCAGAGGATTCTATGGAGAGTGCCTG GGAGTTAGAGCTGATGGAAATTCTTACGTAAGTGATGAAATCGGTAAGCAACTTAGTGCCAGAAGTGCTGCTGCCGGGCTAAG GCCCATAGGAGCTGTCATATATATGCAGCGGAATAATCTTAAGATGTGCTTGAGGAGTACTGACAGTGCTACTGATACCTCTGAGATTGCTAAG GCGTATGGTGGAGGTGGCTCTGCAAGTTCTAGTTCCTTTATCATAAGAATGGATGAATATAATCAGTGGCTTTCAGTGAATGCATCACGATGGTCTAAAGGAATGATGCACCATTTTGTAAAATACTAG
- the LOC102614472 gene encoding oligopeptide transporter 4, which produces MAPTNVTSATAADIDRDELSPVEEVRLTVLNSDDPSLPVWTFRMWFLGLLSCALLSFLNQFFAYRTEPLIITQITVQVATLPIGRFLEATLPETRFRIPGCGSRLFSLNSGPFNVKEHVLISIFANAGSAFGAGSTFAVSIVNIIKAFYHRKISFLASWLLIITTQVLGYGWAGLLRKYVVEPAHMWWPSTLVQVSLFRALHEKDDQRMSRAKFFVIALICSFSWYLVPGYLVPTLSSISWVCWAFSKSVTAQQLGSGMRGLGLGALTLDWSVVASFLFSPLISPFFAIVNVFAGYVLIIYVVIPIAYWGLDLYSAHKFPIFSSHLFTSEGQKYDISAIVNDKFELDQDKYQEQGRIHLSMFFALTYGFGFATIASTITHVGFFYGREIYERFRASYKGKEDIHTRLMRRYEDIPHWWFYLMLVVTLVVSLVLCTFLKDQVQMPWWGLLFAGAMAFVFTLPISIITATTNQTPGLNIITEYVMGIIYPGRPIANVCFKVYGYMSVAQAVSFLNDFKLGHYMKIPPRSMFLVQFIGTILAGTINLAVAWWLLNSIENICQDELLPPDSPWTCPGDRVFFDASVIWGLAGPKRIFGSQGNYPAMNWFFVGGALGPVLVWLLHKAFPKQSWIALINLPVLLGATGMMPPATAVNYNSWIIVGTIFNFFIFRYRKQWWQRYNYILSAAMDAGVAFMAVILYFSVGMEDKGLSWWGTEGEHCDLATCPTAKGILIDGCPVN; this is translated from the exons ATGGCCCCCACAAATGTCACATCCGCCACCGCGGCCGACATTGACCGCGACGAGCTCTCCCCCGTAGAAGAAGTCCGGCTAACCGTGCTCAATTCCGACGACCCGTCACTGCCCGTATGGACCTTCCGAATGTGGTTCTTGGGCTTACTTTCATGTGCCTTGCTGTCATTTCTGAACCAATTCTTCGCTTACAGAACCGAGCCTCTTATCATAACCCAAATCACCGTCCAAGTTGCCACCCTTCCCATCGGCCGTTTCTTGGAGGCGACGTTGCCGGAGACTCGGTTCAGGATTCCAGGATGTGGGTCGAGGCTGTTTTCGCTTAACTCGGGGCCGTTCAACGTCAAAGAGCACGTGCTTATTTCCATCTTTGCTAATGCTGGAAGTGCTTTTGGAGCTGGAAGTACTTTTGCTGTCAGTATCGTAAATATCATCAAAGCGTTTTATCACAGGAAAATCTCGTTCTTGGCCAGCTGGCTGCTCATCATCACTACTCag GTTTTGGGATATGGGTGGGCAGGGTTGCTGAGAAAGTATGTGGTGGAGCCGGCTCATATGTGGTGGCCTAGCACTCTGGTTCAGGTTTCTCTTTTCCG GGCATTGCATGAAAAAGATGACCAGCGTATGTCACGGGCAAAGTTCTTCGTCATTGCACTAATCTGCAGTTTTTCATGGTACCTGGTTCCGGGATACCTCGTTCCAACACTTTCGAGCATTTCGTGGGTCTGCTGGGCATTCTCCAAATCAGTCACCGCCCAGCAGCTTGGCTCCGGCATGCGAGGCCTCGGACTTGGAGCACTGACACTCGACTGGTCTGTGGTTGCTTCATTCTTGTTCAGCCCTCTTATCAGTCCCTTCTTTGCCATTGTCAATGTCTTTGCAGGCTATGTGTTGATAATCTATGTTGTGATTCCCATAGCTTACTGGGGACTTGACTTGTACAGCGCACATAAGTTCCCCATTTTCTCTTCACACCTGTTTACATCAGAAGGTCAAAAATATGATATATCTGCTATTGTCAATGACAAGTTTGAGTTAGATCAAGACAAGTATCAGGAGCAAGGACGTATTCATTTGAGCATGTTTTTTGCTCTTACCTATGGGTTCGGCTTTGCCACAATTGCATCAACTATAACACATGTGGGTTTCTTCTATGGAAG GGAGATATATGAGCGATTCCGTGCTTCTTACAAGGGAAAAGAGGATATCCATACAAGACTGATGAGGAGATACGAGGACATACCTCACTGGTGGTTTTACTTGATGCTCGTAGTAACGCTTGTAGTTTCTCTTGTACTATGCACCTTTTTGAAAGATCAAGTTCAGATGCCATGGTGGGGACTCCTGTTTGCTGGTGCCATGGCCTTTGTCTTCACCCTTCCAATTAGCATCATAACCGCCACAACAAACCAG ACACCAGGATTAAACATAATCACAGAATATGTCATGGGCATCATATATCCAGGAAGACCAATTGCCAATGTATGCTTCAAAGTTTACGGCTATATGAGCGTGGCACAGGCTGTCTCCTTCCTCAACGATTTCAAGCTAGGACACTACATGAAGATCCCTCCAAGATCAATGTTCTTAGTTCAG TTCATAGGCACAATTCTTGCTGGAACCATCAACCTAGCAGTGGCATGGTGGTTGCTGAACTCCATTGAGAACATATGCCAAGATGAACTCCTTCCCCCTGACAGTCCCTGGACATGCCCAGGTGACCGAGTCTTCTTTGATGCATCAGTGATATGGGGTCTAGCGGGACCTAAGCGGATCTTTGGAAGTCAAGGAAACTATCCGGCCATGAATTGGTTCTTCGTTGGTGGTGCATTAGGACCGGTGCTTGTTTGGCTATTGCATAAGGCATTCCCCAAGCAATCTTGGATTGCACTAATTAACCTTCCAGTTCTTCTAGGAGCAACAGGAATGATGCCACCCGCAACAGCAGTAAACTACAATTCTTGGATTATAGTTGgaacaattttcaatttcttcatatTCCGATATCGAAAGCAGTGGTGGCAGAGGTACAATTACATTCTATCAGCAGCGATGGATGCTGGGGTGGCTTTCATGGCAGTGATATTGTACTTCTCAGTGGGCATGGAAGATAAAGGTTTGTCTTGGTGGGGCACAGAAGGTGAACACTGTGACTTAGCAACTTGTCCAACAGCCAAAGGCATATTGATTGATGGTTGTCCAGTGAACTAG